GACCAGAGCGCGGCCACGAAGGCGGTGACGAGCGCGAAGACGGGCCACAGCGATCCCGCGCGGTCGAAGTCGCCGGGTAGCACCGATCCGAGCGACCCCACCACGGCACCGACGCCCAGCACCACCAGCAGGATGAACGCCGAGATCTGGTGGGTCAGCGCGGTCGCGATCCCGAAAGCCACGACGATCGCGTACGTGGCGCGTCTGGTGTCGCCAGCGAGGAGCCGCGTCGTCCCGGCCAGCGCTCCGAGGAAGAAGACCAGCCCCATGCTGGTCGGGATGATGTGGACGCCCCACCGGATCACGTGATCGGCCATCACGAACAGGCCCGCCGCCAGCAGCGCCCAGCGGCGGTCGAACAGCAGCGTCCCGATCGCGTACAACAGCAGCGTCGACAGCGGGAGCGCGAGCCCCATCGAGACGTACGTGGCCGCCCGCAGGCCGACACCGATGGCGTCGGCAGCGATCACCACCAGGACGTGAAAGAGCGGCGCGGTCCGGTACTTCACGTCGGCGATCGCCGACAGCGAGTCCGTCGTCTGGATGGCCGCCGCGTAGTCCGTGAGGTGCGTCCAGCTGTCGACGCCGATCAGTCCAGGTGTCGAGAGCAACGCGGTGAACCTGACGACGAGCGCCAGCGCGAGCAACTGGCCCAACACGAGCCCGGGACCGAGCGCGTCGTCGTCGAGGAACAGGATCTGTGCGAGGATCGCGGTCCCGACCAGCCCGCTGGCGAGGAGGAACGTCGTCGTCCGACCGCCGGCAGTCGCGCCAAACAGCGCGAGTCCGCCGATCCCCAGCGCCGTGAGGCCCGCGACGACACGCCCGTCGACGCCGACGCGTCGACGCTCGATCGCGCGCTCGTACTCGCCAGCACGGACGCGTCCGACGAGATACACCAGGCTTCCGAGGCCCAGCACCGGCGGGAGAACCTGAATGAACAGCTGTCCGGAGAGGAATCGAAGCGGGAAGAGGACGACCGCGATCGCGAGGCCGGCCAGCCCAACGAGGAGATCCGGCTCCGCCGGGAGTCGCTCGCGGGGCGTCGCGCTAGCCATCGACGGTCACCCCCTGTGCGCCGGCTCGTCGATACACCGACGCGATGTTGCGGGCCATCTCCGGCAATCCCAGTGCTGTGACCTGCTCGCGGCCCTCCGAGACCGGTGCGGCCCGGAGCGTCGCGACGAGTCGCTCGACGAGTTCGTCGTCGTCGGCACAGACCCCCGAGTAGTCGAGGGCCTCGACGTAGTTGGCCACGTCACCCACGTCGGTCGAGACGACGGGGCAGTCACAGGCCAGTGCTTCTTTCACCGTGTTCGGTGACCCCTCGCGTCGAGAGGTCAGGAGCAGCACGTCTGTCGCGTTCATGTATCGTGGTATCTCTCCGTGGTCGACGCCGCTCACCGTTCGGAGCGCGACGTGTCCATCGAGGCGCGACGCCGCCTCGTCGACGACCGCGCGGGCCCGTGGGAAGTCCTTGATCGGGCGCTCGGGGTCGTAGGGAAACAGGACGATCCGGGCGTTCTGATCCCAGCCGAGTTCGTCGCGGGCGCTCGCCTGTGCGGTGGGGCTGAACCGTTCCATGTCGACGCCGTGGGGAATGACGTGGGCGTCTCGGTCGAGTTCGGTTGCCATCCCGTCGGACATGACGATCACTTCGTCACACCGGTTTGCACACCACGTCGACAGCCGTCCGTAGGCCCCCAGCAGGTCCGACCCCCACAGCGAGAGGACGACCGGGCGACGCCGCTGGGCGAGGGCGGCCGGCGCTGTCAGCCCGTAGTTGGCGTGGACGACGTCGTACTCCGACAGCGACTTGCGCAGCGTCGCCCCGTAGAAGCGCGCGTAGTGGCGCAACCGCCGGGTTCCGCCCTCGCTCTTGGGGACTGCCACCGTATCACAGTTCAGCCCCAGCTCTTCGAGGGCGTCGACCTGTTGTCTGTAGAACGACGCGTCTTCGTTGGTCACCAGCATGAGCACGTCACCCATCGGCGATCACCTCGACGACCCGCTCGGCCGCGTCGCCGTCGCCGTAGGGGTGGCCCCTGTCGGTGGCGTCGACCGGCGTCGCCAGCGCGTCGCGGATCGCCGTCGTCCGTGCGCCGACGAGCCTGTTCCAGCCCTCGGCGACCGTCTCGTCCCACTCGGTCTCCTCGCGCAACGTCACGCAGGGCGTTTCGAGGAAGAACGCCTCCTTCTGGACGCCCCCGGAGTCGGTGACCACTCGGTCGGCGGCGTCGAGCAGGCGGACGAAATCGAGGTAGCCGACCGGGTCGATACAGTGGAGTTCGGACTGGACCGCCTCGAACAACTCCTGATCTCGGAGCGCGGCCGCCGTGCGGGGGTGGACCGGAAAGACGACCGGCGCGGGGTGGGTCACCAGCGCCTCCACGATGGCGGCGAGGCGGTCGGGATCGTCCGTGTTGCGGGGCCGGTGTACCGTCGCGAGGACGAACGACTCGTCGAGCCCGAGCCGATCGAGGACGGTCGACTCGTCGCGTGCGATCCGCTCGGCCCAGCGGAGCGCGTCGTACATCACGTCGCCGGTCTCGTGGACCCGATCACCCAGCCCCTCCTGTTCGAGCGTCTCGGTCGCCGCCCGGCAGGGCGTACAGAGCACGTCGGCGACGTGATCCGTGACGATGCGGTTGGTCTCTTCGGGCATCGATCGCGTCCCGCTTCGCAGGCCGGCCTCGACGTGGGCGACCGTCACGTCGCGGTTGGCCCCGACGAGCGCTCCGGCGACCGTCGAGTTCGTGTCGCCGTACAGCAAGAGCGCATCGGGCGATTCCTGGGCGACGATCGGATCCAGCCGTTCCATGATCTGTGCGGTCTGAAT
Above is a genomic segment from Halomicrobium sp. LC1Hm containing:
- the wecB gene encoding non-hydrolyzing UDP-N-acetylglucosamine 2-epimerase, whose product is MKVLTVVGARPQFVKSFPVSRALAPDHEEVLVHTGQHYDEELSGVFFDDLDLDEPDYNLGVGSHTHAIQTAQIMERLDPIVAQESPDALLLYGDTNSTVAGALVGANRDVTVAHVEAGLRSGTRSMPEETNRIVTDHVADVLCTPCRAATETLEQEGLGDRVHETGDVMYDALRWAERIARDESTVLDRLGLDESFVLATVHRPRNTDDPDRLAAIVEALVTHPAPVVFPVHPRTAAALRDQELFEAVQSELHCIDPVGYLDFVRLLDAADRVVTDSGGVQKEAFFLETPCVTLREETEWDETVAEGWNRLVGARTTAIRDALATPVDATDRGHPYGDGDAAERVVEVIADG
- a CDS encoding glycosyltransferase; translation: MGDVLMLVTNEDASFYRQQVDALEELGLNCDTVAVPKSEGGTRRLRHYARFYGATLRKSLSEYDVVHANYGLTAPAALAQRRRPVVLSLWGSDLLGAYGRLSTWCANRCDEVIVMSDGMATELDRDAHVIPHGVDMERFSPTAQASARDELGWDQNARIVLFPYDPERPIKDFPRARAVVDEAASRLDGHVALRTVSGVDHGEIPRYMNATDVLLLTSRREGSPNTVKEALACDCPVVSTDVGDVANYVEALDYSGVCADDDELVERLVATLRAAPVSEGREQVTALGLPEMARNIASVYRRAGAQGVTVDG